GTGGATAATCTTTCTGAGCAAATTGACTCTGTATATGAAAGTTATTCCGGTATTACCGAGGAAACAAGAAAAATAACGGAATTAAATAATATAGGTTTAGATTCTGTAAACATACTAAGGGCTAAGTCAAAGGAAAACTCTGATACCGCTGAAAAAATATTTGCAGTTATTAGAAAGCTCACCGACACAACCCAGGATATCGGTCTTTTTGTGGAGTCCATTGAAAATATAGCGGAGCAGACTAACCTTCTGGCCCTAAACGCTGCAATTGAGGCTGCAAGAGCCGGAGAGGCGGGAAAAGGTTTTGCTGTTGTTGCAGAGGAGGTAAGAAAGCTGGCAGACCAAAGCAGGCAGTCCACAGAAGAAATAAGCCTTTTAATGCAGAGCATACAGGAAGAATCAAACCTGGCAATAAAATCTATGGAAACCATGAAAAAGGTTTCTCAAGAGCAAAATGAAGCAGTTAACAAAACAGGGGATGCATTTAATAATATAGCCAACGCAATAAACTATATTATAGAAAAAATCAATGATGTTAACCAGTCAGTTAATAAAATGCAAAATGACAAAGTACAGGTTAACACCGCCATTGAAAATATTTCATCCGTTTCAGAAGAAACTGCAGCTGCAAGCCAGGAAGTTGCAGCTACCACAGAACATGAGCTTAAAGCTTTAGAAAATATAAGAGGATCTGCCCTAAGCCTTGAGCAATTAGTTCATGAACTTGATAATAAATTAAAAGAGTATAAAAAATAAAATTTTAAATCACCTTTTGGTTATTTGCAATGGTTTTGC
The genomic region above belongs to Acetivibrio saccincola and contains:
- a CDS encoding methyl-accepting chemotaxis protein; the protein is MKKFFKNNPKLVFLLAIAAVSIMFSVIAGVITKSWLTSIVFFIGNAICISGIITVSYLIFKKIIKQFQDEVDLTRKEKDFSHSFENYENFILKSAAMSVKESYKNIQQLIDNFNELSKSILTATQTVSASAEQATLAMDDIAKTMDDIAKGASEQASQAQKGVEMVDNLSEQIDSVYESYSGITEETRKITELNNIGLDSVNILRAKSKENSDTAEKIFAVIRKLTDTTQDIGLFVESIENIAEQTNLLALNAAIEAARAGEAGKGFAVVAEEVRKLADQSRQSTEEISLLMQSIQEESNLAIKSMETMKKVSQEQNEAVNKTGDAFNNIANAINYIIEKINDVNQSVNKMQNDKVQVNTAIENISSVSEETAAASQEVAATTEHELKALENIRGSALSLEQLVHELDNKLKEYKK